One part of the Terrimicrobium sacchariphilum genome encodes these proteins:
- a CDS encoding TOBE domain-containing protein has protein sequence MKLSARNVLPGKVVSIKEGPATTLVKIEVAPGLVISSSITTEGAEELNLKEGSTAYAVIKASSVLLAVE, from the coding sequence ATGAAACTCAGCGCCCGCAACGTTCTGCCCGGCAAAGTCGTTAGCATCAAGGAAGGCCCCGCCACCACTCTCGTGAAAATCGAAGTGGCTCCCGGCCTGGTCATCTCCTCCAGCATCACGACCGAAGGGGCAGAAGAACTCAACCTCAAGGAAGGCTCGACTGCCTACGCCGTAATCAAGGCTTCGAGCGTTTTGCTCGCCGTCGAGTAA
- a CDS encoding citrate synthase, protein MTPTAELKLDDKVVNLPVLVGTEGEHAVDISKLRDQTGYITLDDGYGNTGSCKSAITFIDGDRGILRYRGIPIEQLAERSNFVETAYLIIYGELPTHDQLRKFSDLLTLNQMLHEDMKFHFEGFPPHAHPMGILSSMINACGCFNPSLFADEEVSQFDLQVAQLISQVRTIAAFSYRKSKGLPIIYPKKAYKYSANFLHMMFSDPYEDYELKVEVVRALDLIFLLHADHEQNCSTSTVRMVASSRANLFASAAAGVCALWGPLHGGANQAVLEMLQEIHQSGDDGSKFIQAAKDKNSGKRLMGFGHRVYKNHDPRAKIIKRQCDILLETLHIKDPLLDIAKKLEEAALGDSYFVERKLYPNVDFYSGIILRALGIPTEMFTVMFAIGRMPGWIANFKEIREEEGSRIYRPRQVYVGPTIRSYTPMEERK, encoded by the coding sequence ATGACTCCGACCGCAGAACTGAAACTTGACGATAAAGTGGTGAACCTCCCTGTTCTTGTCGGAACCGAGGGGGAACACGCCGTAGACATTTCCAAGCTCCGTGACCAGACCGGGTACATCACGCTGGATGATGGATATGGAAATACTGGCTCCTGCAAAAGCGCCATCACCTTCATCGATGGAGACCGTGGCATCCTGCGATACCGGGGAATTCCGATTGAGCAGCTGGCGGAACGCTCGAATTTTGTCGAGACGGCGTATCTGATCATTTACGGCGAACTGCCGACACATGATCAGCTCCGCAAGTTTTCGGACTTGTTGACCTTGAACCAGATGCTGCACGAGGACATGAAGTTCCATTTCGAGGGATTCCCGCCGCATGCGCATCCGATGGGTATTCTGTCCTCAATGATCAACGCCTGCGGATGTTTCAACCCCAGCCTATTCGCGGACGAAGAGGTCTCGCAGTTCGATCTGCAGGTCGCGCAGTTGATTTCGCAGGTTCGCACGATTGCGGCCTTCTCTTATCGCAAGTCCAAGGGGCTTCCGATCATTTATCCCAAGAAGGCCTACAAGTACTCGGCCAACTTTCTCCATATGATGTTCTCGGATCCGTATGAGGATTATGAGTTGAAGGTGGAGGTGGTTCGTGCGCTGGACCTCATTTTTCTCCTGCATGCTGACCACGAGCAGAACTGCTCCACCTCGACTGTGCGCATGGTGGCCTCCAGCCGGGCCAACCTCTTTGCCTCGGCAGCGGCGGGGGTATGTGCGCTTTGGGGGCCGCTTCATGGCGGGGCCAACCAGGCGGTGCTGGAAATGCTCCAGGAGATCCACCAGAGCGGTGATGACGGCTCGAAGTTCATCCAGGCCGCTAAGGACAAGAACAGCGGCAAGCGCCTGATGGGCTTTGGCCATCGCGTTTACAAGAACCACGATCCTCGTGCAAAGATCATCAAACGGCAGTGCGACATCCTGCTGGAGACCTTGCACATCAAGGACCCGCTCCTCGATATTGCGAAAAAGCTCGAAGAGGCCGCCTTGGGCGACAGCTACTTTGTGGAGCGAAAACTATATCCCAACGTGGACTTCTACAGCGGCATCATCCTGCGAGCGCTGGGCATCCCAACCGAGATGTTCACCGTGATGTTTGCCATCGGCCGTATGCCGGGATGGATTGCGAACTTCAAAGAGATCCGCGAGGAGGAGGGGAGCCGTATTTACCGCCCGCGTCAGGTCTACGTCGGGCCGACGATCCGGTCCTACACTCCGATGGAGGAGCGGAAATAA
- a CDS encoding autotransporter-associated beta strand repeat-containing protein: MLALSQAGAQTNVDWKDNTTGSWFDPANWWNGYIPTSAYNAAIDNNGDASVPHNTGVPGSASTLNVGIDGKGTLRIVSAGGIVATIAYLGNNASGDGTLIVNGGESYLTLSSNISVGERGTALLDINAGGVVSNAYGKVGVFSGSRGKVSVAGETSAWNNSGDVLVGESGTGILNVSSAATVKSTQGFLGYNGTGDGTVSVDGIGSIWKLRSYLFVGYFGTARLDITAGGKVATDETSTSASSASVGHLGGSNGDVSVTGVGSTWAIKDDLSVGEQGTGTLTISNKGTVSNSYGTIGNYASGSGTVTINGVGSTWTNRNDLIVGKSGTGNLTVREGGTVKSSSGYVGYGATNTSAATINGTGSRWENTASLHVGYQGAGTLNIEAGGTVTSVDGSIGEDNGTMEGVVNISGVGSAWNASGDLSIGEAGKGILNIREGGAVDSSNASLGVLSAGNGEVNLSGADTLWTIRSSLYVGRSGLGKVNINTGATATAATATIGEQLSSFTSEVNVSGDGSLWEVSSSVIIGDAGMGKLNITSGGQSSAASAILGNAVGSSGELNINNIGSSWQVTGTLTIGNLGVGALGMQGGEVASGAAMLGAQAGSSGTANVSSGIWNTDSLIVGGAGSGTINLSGDGVVKIGATGNGTVTLAEAEGSVGTLVIGQGDTAGALQASSVTGGLGTASVNFNHSVTVNFAPTLAGNLSVTKSGTGRLVFDYENTYTGLTTVADGTLKVGNSSGSATGSGKVIVDRLGTLVGDGKVAGEVEISGTISPGDSSVATLSTGSQTWKNEGVYDWEIQSLNGPTGSTWDLLKIDGNLTIESTLENPFTIAISTLTLEGQAGLLQGFSDTQNYSWTILSVTGSIGPWSLGQIVLDVSGFANDHLSGTFSLIQDEKDLNLVYTVPEPSSWIMLLLGALGLALPLWRTRNQTAAGGSNKRLS, encoded by the coding sequence GTGCTGGCTCTATCCCAGGCGGGTGCTCAGACAAATGTAGACTGGAAAGACAACACGACGGGCAGTTGGTTCGATCCGGCCAATTGGTGGAATGGTTACATCCCCACCTCCGCCTACAACGCAGCCATCGACAATAATGGCGATGCTTCCGTACCGCACAATACCGGAGTCCCCGGCTCCGCCTCGACACTGAATGTGGGCATCGACGGCAAAGGCACGCTCCGGATCGTCTCTGCGGGGGGCATTGTCGCCACGATCGCGTATTTGGGCAACAATGCCTCCGGCGACGGCACGTTGATCGTCAACGGCGGCGAATCCTATCTGACTCTTTCCAGCAACATCTCTGTGGGTGAGCGCGGTACTGCCCTCCTCGATATCAATGCCGGGGGCGTCGTCTCCAATGCCTATGGCAAGGTGGGAGTTTTTAGCGGTAGCCGCGGCAAAGTATCGGTCGCCGGAGAGACATCGGCCTGGAATAACTCGGGCGACGTGCTCGTGGGAGAATCCGGTACGGGCATTCTCAACGTCTCCAGTGCCGCAACGGTGAAAAGCACCCAAGGCTTCCTGGGTTACAATGGCACGGGCGATGGCACCGTGTCTGTCGATGGCATCGGCTCCATCTGGAAGCTGCGAAGCTATCTCTTTGTGGGCTATTTTGGCACGGCGCGCCTCGATATCACAGCGGGAGGCAAAGTTGCAACCGATGAGACATCCACCAGCGCTTCATCGGCCTCGGTCGGCCATCTTGGCGGATCGAACGGCGATGTTTCCGTGACTGGAGTCGGTTCCACCTGGGCGATTAAGGATGACCTGAGCGTGGGCGAACAAGGCACTGGTACACTCACCATTTCCAACAAAGGCACGGTATCCAACTCCTACGGTACCATCGGCAACTACGCCTCTGGATCCGGGACGGTCACGATCAATGGAGTCGGATCCACATGGACCAACCGAAACGATCTGATCGTCGGAAAATCAGGCACCGGCAACCTGACAGTGCGAGAAGGCGGCACCGTGAAATCGAGCTCCGGCTATGTCGGTTACGGTGCCACGAACACCAGTGCTGCCACGATAAACGGCACCGGGTCCCGATGGGAAAACACCGCCAGCCTGCACGTGGGCTACCAGGGGGCAGGCACTCTCAACATCGAGGCTGGAGGCACCGTCACGAGCGTGGATGGATCCATTGGCGAAGACAACGGAACGATGGAGGGCGTTGTCAATATTTCGGGCGTCGGCTCTGCCTGGAACGCCTCTGGCGATCTTTCTATCGGAGAGGCAGGCAAGGGCATCCTCAATATCCGGGAAGGTGGTGCAGTGGACAGCTCGAATGCCTCGCTCGGCGTGCTCTCCGCAGGCAACGGCGAGGTCAATCTCTCGGGCGCCGATACGCTATGGACGATTCGTTCCTCCCTTTACGTTGGCCGCAGCGGATTAGGAAAGGTCAATATCAACACCGGGGCGACAGCCACGGCAGCCACCGCCACGATCGGCGAGCAGCTTTCCAGCTTCACCAGCGAGGTCAATGTCTCGGGAGATGGTTCGCTTTGGGAGGTCAGTTCCTCGGTGATTATCGGGGATGCCGGAATGGGCAAGCTCAACATCACCAGCGGCGGCCAGTCGTCCGCCGCCTCGGCCATCTTGGGCAATGCAGTTGGATCGAGCGGTGAACTCAACATCAACAATATCGGCTCCTCCTGGCAGGTCACAGGCACTCTGACGATCGGAAATCTGGGTGTCGGCGCATTGGGCATGCAAGGCGGCGAGGTGGCAAGCGGTGCGGCAATGTTGGGAGCCCAAGCCGGCTCAAGCGGTACGGCCAACGTCTCCAGCGGTATCTGGAATACCGACTCCCTCATCGTCGGAGGCGCTGGAAGCGGCACGATAAACCTCTCAGGCGATGGAGTAGTCAAGATCGGCGCAACCGGCAACGGAACAGTGACCCTGGCGGAAGCCGAGGGCTCTGTCGGCACGCTGGTAATCGGCCAGGGCGATACAGCAGGCGCGCTGCAGGCATCCTCCGTCACGGGCGGGCTGGGTACCGCGAGCGTGAACTTCAATCACTCTGTCACGGTCAATTTCGCCCCTACCCTGGCTGGTAATCTCTCTGTGACCAAGAGCGGCACAGGGCGCCTCGTCTTCGATTACGAGAATACCTATACAGGTCTCACCACCGTCGCAGACGGCACGCTCAAGGTCGGCAACAGTAGTGGAAGCGCCACTGGCTCTGGCAAGGTCATCGTCGACCGGCTTGGCACCCTGGTTGGGGATGGCAAGGTGGCCGGAGAGGTGGAAATCAGCGGCACGATCTCCCCGGGGGACTCGAGTGTGGCCACCCTTTCCACCGGCTCACAAACTTGGAAAAATGAAGGCGTTTACGACTGGGAAATCCAAAGTCTCAACGGCCCGACAGGATCGACGTGGGATCTTCTCAAGATCGATGGGAATCTGACGATCGAGAGCACCTTGGAAAATCCTTTCACCATTGCCATTTCCACCCTCACCCTGGAAGGACAGGCTGGATTGCTTCAAGGATTCTCCGATACGCAAAACTACTCCTGGACCATCCTCTCCGTTACCGGAAGCATCGGTCCCTGGAGCCTCGGCCAGATCGTCCTCGATGTCAGCGGCTTCGCCAACGACCATCTCTCTGGAACCTTCTCCCTCATCCAGGATGAAAAGGACCTTAATCTCGTCTATACAGTTCCAGAACCATCGTCCTGGATCATGCTGCTGCTTGGGGCACTCGGGCTGGCCCTCCCCCTCTGGCGCACCCGCAACCAGACCGCAGCGGGCGGCAGCAACAAAAGACTCTCCTAA